From the genome of Kaistella daneshvariae, one region includes:
- a CDS encoding ferric siderophore ABC transporter substrate-binding protein, translating into MNYILQHKKNEQKDRTKSLIITLVFSLLVFLLIFFYSFTKEIQKPAEFTTMLINFGDNQNGAEQEEPANQEGSLAASAEVEQPQPSEAVAKPTVPEKIITGNNPVVKAPKAEKTAKTPVKTEAKKTVPTKTTATKTATPNAKTGTGDGKGTAAIGNLLKGRGTKTGTQGTNGTTGNSGDPLGGDGNGDSKIGIDRQLVGFIPGTMGRGGAQPTHSCTASGTINIAYTVDKAGNVVSARRLSGSSDACVVSTSVSWVKRYVKAERANSSSTGTYSITF; encoded by the coding sequence AACAGAAAGACCGCACGAAAAGCCTCATCATTACTTTAGTCTTTTCACTGTTGGTTTTTTTGCTTATTTTCTTTTATTCCTTTACCAAAGAAATCCAGAAACCTGCCGAGTTTACTACGATGCTCATCAATTTTGGTGATAATCAAAACGGTGCAGAACAGGAAGAACCTGCGAATCAGGAAGGAAGTTTGGCTGCTTCCGCGGAAGTTGAGCAACCTCAACCTTCCGAAGCAGTTGCGAAACCCACCGTTCCGGAGAAAATTATCACCGGAAACAATCCCGTGGTGAAAGCGCCAAAAGCCGAAAAAACGGCAAAAACACCGGTAAAAACTGAAGCTAAAAAAACAGTGCCCACAAAAACCACGGCAACAAAAACGGCAACACCCAACGCAAAAACCGGAACCGGCGACGGCAAAGGCACCGCTGCAATTGGAAATCTTTTGAAAGGACGAGGTACAAAAACGGGCACACAAGGCACCAATGGAACCACCGGAAATTCTGGTGATCCTTTGGGCGGAGACGGCAATGGCGACAGCAAGATAGGAATTGACCGCCAATTGGTTGGTTTTATTCCCGGAACCATGGGCCGCGGCGGCGCACAACCAACGCACAGCTGTACTGCGAGCGGAACAATTAATATCGCATATACCGTAGATAAAGCCGGAAATGTAGTTTCCGCCCGACGTCTCAGCGGCTCATCTGATGCGTGCGTGGTTTCAACCTCAGTGAGCTGGGTGAAACGCTATGTTAAAGCAGAACGCGCCAACTCTTCCTCCACCGGAACGTACAGCATTACCTTCTAA
- a CDS encoding YifB family Mg chelatase-like AAA ATPase yields the protein MLVKIYGSAIHGVSAQTITIEVNVDTGGVGYHLVGLPDNAIKESSYRISAALKNIGFKIPGKKITINMAPADLRKEGSAYDLSIALGILAASEQIKAENISEFLIMGELSLDGGLLPIKGVLPIAIKAKEEGFRGIILPKLNIREAAIVSDLEVYGVDNIKKVVDFFNEGIPLERTTIDIRKEFQEKIHFFPNDFSEVKGQETAKRAMEVAAAGGHNIILIGPPGSGKTMLAKRVPTILPPLTLREALETTKIHSVAGKIGTETSLMTVRPFRSPHHTISDVALVGGGSYPQPGEISLAHNGVLFLDEMPEFKRTVLEVMRQPLEDREVTISRAKFTVNYPASFMLVASMNPSPSGFFPDDPNNTSSQFEMQRYMNKLSGPLLDRIDIHIEVQKVEFDQLADRRKGEKSDDIRKRVLLAREIQSNRYKDLAIHYNAQMGPKEIEQFCELDETSQQLIKTAMNKLNLSARAYDRILKVARTIADLEQTENLSPVHISEAIQYRSLDREFWNS from the coding sequence ATGTTAGTTAAAATTTACGGCAGCGCCATCCACGGTGTTTCTGCGCAAACCATTACTATTGAGGTGAATGTGGATACCGGCGGCGTTGGTTATCATCTCGTCGGCTTGCCGGACAACGCTATTAAGGAAAGCAGCTATCGAATTTCTGCCGCGCTGAAAAATATCGGCTTCAAAATTCCGGGCAAAAAAATTACCATCAATATGGCGCCGGCAGATTTGCGAAAAGAAGGTTCGGCGTATGACCTAAGCATCGCGCTGGGAATTCTGGCCGCGTCGGAGCAGATTAAAGCCGAAAACATCAGCGAATTCCTCATCATGGGCGAATTGTCTTTGGACGGCGGTTTATTGCCAATTAAAGGCGTTTTACCAATCGCAATTAAAGCAAAAGAAGAAGGATTTCGTGGAATTATTTTACCGAAACTGAATATCCGCGAGGCCGCGATCGTCAGTGATCTGGAAGTATACGGCGTTGATAATATTAAAAAAGTCGTTGATTTTTTTAATGAGGGAATTCCCTTGGAACGAACCACGATCGATATCAGGAAAGAATTTCAGGAAAAAATTCATTTTTTCCCGAACGATTTTTCCGAAGTGAAAGGCCAAGAAACTGCAAAACGCGCCATGGAAGTTGCGGCAGCCGGCGGTCACAATATTATTCTTATCGGCCCACCAGGCAGCGGAAAAACCATGCTCGCGAAACGTGTCCCCACAATTTTACCGCCTTTAACATTGCGCGAAGCTTTAGAAACCACAAAAATTCATTCCGTTGCCGGAAAAATCGGGACAGAAACTTCATTAATGACCGTACGGCCATTTCGCAGCCCGCATCACACGATTTCCGACGTCGCATTAGTCGGTGGTGGCAGTTATCCTCAACCCGGCGAAATTTCATTGGCACATAATGGCGTACTTTTTCTGGACGAAATGCCGGAATTTAAACGAACAGTGCTGGAAGTGATGCGCCAACCGTTGGAAGACCGTGAAGTCACTATTTCTCGCGCGAAATTCACCGTAAATTATCCCGCGAGTTTTATGCTCGTCGCCAGCATGAATCCGAGCCCGAGCGGATTTTTTCCCGATGATCCGAATAATACTTCGTCGCAGTTTGAAATGCAGCGTTATATGAATAAACTTTCCGGGCCGTTGCTGGACAGGATTGATATCCATATCGAAGTTCAAAAAGTAGAATTCGATCAACTCGCCGACCGCCGAAAAGGCGAGAAAAGCGATGACATCAGAAAACGAGTTTTACTAGCGCGCGAAATTCAAAGTAACCGCTATAAGGATTTAGCAATTCATTACAATGCGCAAATGGGACCAAAGGAAATCGAGCAGTTTTGTGAACTGGATGAAACTTCACAGCAGCTCATTAAAACTGCGATGAATAAACTGAACCTTTCTGCCCGCGCTTACGACAGGATTTTAAAAGTCGCGCGCACCATTGCTGATTTAGAGCAAACAGAAAATTTAAGTCCTGTACACATTTCGGAGGCGATACAATACCGGAGCCTGGACCGTGAATTTTGGAATTCATAA
- a CDS encoding DUF4382 domain-containing protein, which produces MKKLLFALSAMLLVVTSCQNEGTSDGNASIKVHLTDAPAKYDKVEVDIQKLEIGKSDAEWTTLNLAKKGIYNLLDLNNGVDVLLGESILPAGAVTQMRMILGADNFVTVDGVRYPLATPSAQQSGIKLNWNQTLQPDGAYEIWLDFDADKSVVKQGNGNYLLKPVIRIFSKETDGQIKGYVAPAEAQTTVRLLNATTNEEMMTAIPEANGYFMLRGIPEGSYKLMYDAVDATNYIDVTQDVTVTFGKVLDLGTKTLVK; this is translated from the coding sequence ATGAAAAAACTATTATTCGCGCTAAGCGCAATGCTTTTAGTAGTTACTTCTTGTCAAAACGAAGGCACTTCAGACGGAAATGCATCAATAAAAGTTCACCTTACCGATGCCCCAGCGAAATACGACAAGGTAGAAGTTGATATCCAAAAACTGGAGATCGGGAAATCTGATGCAGAATGGACCACATTAAACTTAGCTAAAAAAGGCATTTATAACCTTTTGGATTTAAATAATGGCGTGGATGTGCTTTTAGGAGAAAGCATTTTACCAGCCGGTGCAGTTACACAGATGCGTATGATTTTAGGAGCAGACAATTTCGTCACCGTTGATGGAGTACGTTATCCGCTTGCTACACCTTCTGCGCAGCAATCGGGAATTAAACTGAATTGGAATCAAACTTTACAACCCGACGGCGCCTACGAAATCTGGTTAGATTTCGATGCTGATAAATCAGTGGTAAAACAGGGAAATGGAAATTATTTGCTGAAACCAGTCATCCGAATTTTCAGTAAAGAAACCGACGGTCAAATCAAAGGTTATGTTGCTCCTGCAGAGGCACAAACTACTGTAAGACTTCTGAACGCTACCACTAATGAAGAGATGATGACTGCAATTCCGGAAGCGAACGGCTATTTTATGTTGCGCGGCATCCCGGAAGGCAGCTATAAATTAATGTACGATGCGGTAGATGCTACCAATTATATAGATGTTACACAGGATGTAACGGTAACTTTTGGGAAGGTGTTAGACCTTGGCACAAAGACTTTAGTAAAATAA